A window of Streptomyces armeniacus contains these coding sequences:
- a CDS encoding macrolide family glycosyltransferase, with amino-acid sequence MSHLAIFVVPGYGHVGPTIELTRELVGRGHRVTYVIDEGYAGLVAEAGAHTVTYRSSRGRLAGQKSFEGADMAALFADFFTDGAETVLPLAESALADDKPDLILYDFGAFPAARMLARNWSVPTVQLFPQIASNDEFSLFGSPDAAIQVDEAAMAEFGRGYAALLGMANANGLTEADMPSFAAAYDDRNLVFLTRSFQPKGETFDERFVFVGPCFAAGADDGTVPGAWQPPQNDSKVLLASMGTESNEQAEFFRSFGEAFKDDEWHVVLTLGKGADAAELGLADHLEAHSFLPHPQVLPHAEVLVTHGGPGSVTEALHYGTPMVIVPQTPETRFNAQHVTELGLGTAILPEDLTAHGLRAAVDELAKDTRVRDNVARVSQESRDSGGAIRAAEVLEGWLAALPDAR; translated from the coding sequence ATGAGTCACTTGGCAATCTTCGTGGTTCCGGGCTACGGCCACGTCGGCCCCACGATCGAACTCACCAGGGAGCTCGTCGGACGCGGGCACCGGGTCACGTACGTCATCGACGAGGGGTACGCCGGGCTCGTGGCCGAAGCCGGGGCCCACACCGTCACGTACCGGTCGAGCCGCGGCCGGCTCGCCGGGCAGAAGAGCTTCGAGGGCGCCGACATGGCCGCGCTCTTCGCCGACTTCTTCACCGACGGCGCCGAGACCGTGCTGCCGCTGGCCGAGTCCGCGCTCGCCGACGACAAGCCGGACCTCATCCTCTACGACTTCGGCGCCTTCCCCGCCGCCCGCATGCTCGCCCGGAACTGGTCCGTGCCGACCGTGCAGCTGTTCCCGCAGATCGCGTCCAACGACGAGTTCTCCCTGTTCGGCAGCCCGGACGCGGCGATCCAGGTCGACGAGGCCGCCATGGCGGAGTTCGGCCGCGGCTACGCCGCGCTGCTCGGCATGGCGAACGCCAACGGTCTGACCGAGGCGGACATGCCGTCTTTCGCCGCCGCGTACGACGACCGGAACCTCGTCTTCCTGACGCGTTCGTTCCAGCCGAAGGGCGAGACGTTCGACGAGCGCTTCGTGTTCGTCGGCCCCTGCTTCGCGGCCGGTGCCGACGACGGCACCGTGCCCGGCGCCTGGCAGCCGCCGCAGAACGACAGCAAGGTGCTGCTGGCGTCCATGGGCACGGAGTCCAACGAACAGGCCGAGTTCTTCCGCTCGTTCGGCGAGGCGTTCAAGGACGACGAGTGGCACGTCGTCCTCACCCTCGGCAAGGGCGCCGACGCGGCCGAACTGGGCCTCGCCGACCACCTGGAGGCGCACAGCTTCCTGCCGCACCCGCAGGTGCTGCCGCACGCGGAGGTGCTCGTCACGCACGGCGGGCCGGGCAGCGTCACCGAGGCGCTGCACTACGGCACGCCGATGGTGATCGTCCCGCAGACCCCCGAGACCCGGTTCAACGCGCAGCACGTCACCGAACTCGGCCTCGGCACCGCCATCCTGCCGGAGGACCTGACCGCGCACGGGCTGCGCGCGGCCGTGGACGAGCTGGCCAAGGACACCCGGGTGCGGGACAACGTCGCCCGCGTGAGCCAGGAGTCCCGTGACTCGGGCGGTGCCATACGGGCCGCCGAGGTGCTGGAAGGGTGGTTGGCGGCCCTGCCCGACGCGCGGTGA
- the cobN gene encoding cobaltochelatase subunit CobN, producing the protein MLLLLSTSDTDLLSARAAQGPVSYRFANPSRLELDELPGLLDGAELVVVRLLGGVRAWQDGLDRLLATGLPVVVLTGEQAPDAQLMESSTVPVGIAAEAHAYLAHGGPGNLEQLARFLSDTVLLTGHGFDPPAPAPTWGPLERTAREPREPREPREPYGESDAAPPTVAVLYYRAHHMSGNTAFVEALCAAVEDAGGRPLPLYVASLRAPEPELIEALRPADAIVTTVLAAGGTRPAAASAGGDDESWDAGALAALDVPVLQALCLTSPRSAWEENDEGVSPLDAASQIAVPEFDGRLITVPFSFKEIDEDGLPAYAADPERAARVAGLAVRHGRLRHVPAAEKRLALVLSAYPTKHSRIGNAVGLDTPASAVALLRRLRDEGYDFGPQASGEGESDTDTDTDTVPGLASGDGDELIRALIDVGGHDRDWLTEEQLARNPVRIPAADYKRWYATLPAALRKDVEEHWGPPPGEMFVDRSRDPQGEGDIVLAALRRGNLLILIQPPRGFGENPIAIYHDPDLPPSHHYLAAYRWIAAPEADGGFGADAMIHLGKHGNLEWLPGKNAGLSAACGPDAALGDLPLVYPFLVNDPGEGTQAKRRAHATLVDHLVPPMARADSYGDIARLEQLLDEHAQIAAMDPAKLPAVRAQIWTLIQAAKLDHDLGLEDRPDDDGFDDFLLHVDGWLCEIKDAQIRDGLHVLGAAPSGPERVNLVLAILRARQIWGGTAALPGLREALGLDESAATRTTADEAEERARGLVQAMEDAGWDPAAAATVAAGQPQQVADILEFAAREVVPRLAATTDELDHAVRALNGGAVPAGPSGSPLRGLVNVLPTGRNFYSVDPKAVPSRLAWETGQALADSLLARYRTDNGDWPTSVGLSLWGTSAMRTAGDDIAEALALLGVRPVWDDASRRVTGVEPVPYEELGRPRIDVTLRISGFFRDAFPHTVGLLDDAVRLAASLDEPPERNFVRAHTQADLAAHGDERRATTRIFGSRPGTYGAGLLQLIDSRDWRTDADLAEVYTVWGGYAYGRGLEGSPARAEMESAYARIAVAAKNTDTREHDIADSDDYFQYHGGMVAAVRALKGTAPEAYIGDSTRPETVRTRSLVEETSRVFRARVVNPRWIEAMRRHGYKGAFELAATVDYLFGYDATTGVVADWMYDKLTETYVLDPVNRDFLQQANPWALHGIAERLLEAESRGMWAEPDPAMVQALRDVMLEAEGDLEGDEGSA; encoded by the coding sequence ATGCTGCTGCTCCTGTCGACGTCCGACACCGACCTGCTGAGCGCGCGAGCCGCGCAGGGCCCGGTTTCGTACCGTTTCGCGAACCCCTCCCGCCTCGAACTCGACGAGCTGCCCGGCCTGCTGGACGGCGCCGAGCTGGTCGTCGTACGGCTCCTCGGCGGCGTACGTGCCTGGCAGGACGGGCTGGACCGGCTGCTGGCGACCGGGCTCCCCGTCGTCGTGCTCACCGGTGAACAGGCCCCCGACGCGCAGCTGATGGAGTCGTCCACCGTTCCGGTCGGCATCGCGGCCGAGGCGCACGCGTACCTGGCGCACGGCGGGCCGGGGAATCTGGAGCAGTTGGCCCGGTTCCTGTCCGACACGGTGCTGCTCACCGGCCACGGCTTCGACCCCCCGGCGCCCGCGCCCACCTGGGGCCCGCTGGAACGTACGGCACGCGAACCGCGCGAACCGCGCGAACCGCGCGAACCGTACGGAGAGTCCGACGCCGCGCCCCCCACCGTCGCCGTCCTCTACTACCGCGCCCACCACATGAGCGGCAACACCGCCTTCGTCGAGGCCCTGTGCGCCGCCGTCGAGGACGCCGGCGGTCGGCCGCTGCCGCTGTACGTGGCGTCGTTGCGGGCGCCCGAGCCCGAGTTGATCGAGGCGCTGCGTCCGGCCGACGCGATCGTGACGACCGTGCTGGCGGCGGGCGGTACCCGCCCGGCGGCGGCGTCGGCGGGCGGTGACGACGAGTCCTGGGACGCGGGCGCGCTGGCCGCGCTCGACGTGCCGGTGCTGCAGGCGCTCTGCCTGACCAGCCCCCGCAGCGCCTGGGAGGAGAACGACGAGGGCGTGTCGCCGCTCGACGCGGCGAGCCAGATCGCGGTGCCTGAGTTCGACGGGCGGCTGATCACGGTGCCGTTCTCGTTCAAGGAGATCGACGAGGACGGGCTTCCGGCGTACGCCGCCGACCCCGAACGGGCCGCGCGCGTCGCCGGGCTGGCCGTACGGCACGGGCGGCTGCGGCACGTACCGGCCGCGGAGAAGCGGCTGGCGCTGGTGCTGTCGGCGTACCCGACGAAGCACTCGCGGATCGGCAACGCCGTCGGCCTCGACACCCCCGCCAGCGCCGTCGCCCTGCTGCGCCGCCTCCGCGACGAGGGCTACGACTTCGGCCCGCAGGCATCGGGAGAGGGAGAGTCGGACACCGACACCGACACCGATACCGTCCCCGGCCTCGCCTCCGGCGACGGCGACGAGCTGATCCGCGCCCTCATCGACGTCGGCGGCCACGACCGGGACTGGCTCACCGAGGAGCAGTTGGCGCGTAACCCCGTACGCATCCCCGCCGCCGACTACAAGCGCTGGTACGCGACGCTCCCCGCCGCCCTCCGCAAGGACGTCGAGGAGCACTGGGGGCCGCCGCCCGGCGAGATGTTCGTCGACCGGAGCCGCGACCCGCAGGGCGAGGGCGACATCGTGCTCGCGGCCCTCCGCCGCGGCAACCTGCTGATCCTCATCCAGCCCCCGCGCGGCTTCGGCGAGAACCCGATCGCGATCTACCACGACCCCGATCTGCCGCCCTCGCACCACTACCTCGCCGCCTACCGCTGGATCGCCGCCCCCGAGGCCGACGGCGGCTTCGGCGCCGACGCGATGATCCACCTCGGCAAGCACGGCAACCTGGAGTGGCTGCCCGGCAAGAACGCCGGCCTGTCCGCCGCCTGCGGCCCCGACGCCGCGCTGGGCGACCTGCCGCTGGTGTACCCGTTCCTGGTGAACGACCCCGGCGAGGGCACCCAGGCCAAACGGCGCGCGCACGCCACCCTCGTGGACCACCTGGTGCCGCCGATGGCGCGGGCGGACAGTTACGGCGACATCGCCCGGCTCGAGCAACTCCTCGACGAGCACGCCCAGATCGCCGCCATGGACCCGGCGAAGCTGCCCGCCGTACGGGCGCAGATCTGGACGCTCATCCAGGCCGCGAAGCTCGATCACGACCTGGGCCTGGAGGACCGGCCCGACGACGACGGCTTCGACGACTTCCTGCTGCACGTCGACGGCTGGCTGTGCGAGATCAAGGACGCGCAGATCCGCGACGGCCTGCACGTGCTGGGCGCTGCCCCGTCCGGCCCCGAACGCGTCAACCTGGTGCTGGCGATCCTCCGCGCCCGCCAGATCTGGGGCGGTACGGCGGCACTCCCCGGTCTGCGCGAAGCCCTCGGCCTCGACGAGTCCGCGGCGACCCGTACCACCGCCGACGAGGCGGAGGAGCGGGCGCGGGGCCTCGTGCAGGCGATGGAGGATGCCGGCTGGGACCCGGCGGCGGCCGCGACGGTGGCGGCGGGCCAGCCCCAACAGGTCGCCGATATCCTGGAGTTCGCCGCCCGCGAGGTCGTCCCGCGGCTCGCCGCGACCACGGACGAGCTCGACCACGCCGTACGCGCCCTGAACGGCGGCGCCGTCCCCGCCGGACCCTCCGGCTCCCCGCTCCGCGGTCTCGTCAACGTGCTGCCGACCGGCCGCAACTTCTACTCCGTCGACCCCAAGGCCGTACCCTCCCGGCTCGCCTGGGAGACCGGCCAGGCCCTCGCCGACTCGCTCCTCGCGCGCTACCGCACCGACAACGGCGACTGGCCCACCTCCGTCGGCCTCTCCCTCTGGGGCACCAGCGCGATGCGTACGGCGGGCGACGACATCGCGGAGGCGCTCGCGCTGCTCGGCGTACGTCCCGTATGGGACGACGCGTCGCGCCGGGTGACCGGCGTGGAGCCGGTGCCGTACGAGGAGCTGGGGCGGCCGCGTATCGACGTCACGCTGCGCATCTCCGGCTTCTTCCGCGACGCGTTCCCGCACACGGTGGGGCTGCTGGACGACGCCGTACGCCTCGCCGCCTCCCTGGACGAGCCCCCGGAGCGGAACTTCGTACGCGCCCACACCCAGGCCGACCTCGCCGCACACGGCGACGAACGGCGCGCCACCACCCGCATCTTCGGCTCCCGCCCCGGCACGTACGGCGCGGGCCTCCTCCAGCTCATCGACAGCCGCGACTGGCGTACGGACGCGGACCTCGCCGAGGTGTACACGGTGTGGGGCGGTTACGCGTACGGCCGCGGCCTCGAAGGCAGCCCCGCGCGCGCGGAGATGGAAAGCGCGTACGCGCGGATCGCGGTCGCCGCGAAGAACACGGACACGCGCGAGCACGACATCGCGGACTCGGACGACTACTTCCAGTACCACGGCGGCATGGTCGCGGCGGTGCGCGCGCTGAAGGGCACGGCCCCGGAGGCGTACATCGGCGACTCGACCCGCCCCGAGACGGTCCGCACCCGGAGCCTCGTGGAGGAGACCTCGCGGGTCTTCCGCGCGCGGGTCGTCAACCCGCGCTGGATCGAGGCGATGCGGCGCCACGGGTACAAGGGGGCGTTCGAGCTGGCGGCGACGGTGGACTACCTGTTCGGCTACGACGCCACGACGGGTGTCGTCGCCGACTGGATGTACGACAAGCTCACCGAGACGTACGTCCTGGACCCGGTGAACCGCGACTTCCTGCAGCAGGCCAACCCCTGGGCCCTGCACGGCATCGCGGAACGCCTGCTGGAGGCGGAGTCCCGCGGCATGTGGGCGGAACCGGACCCGGCGATGGTGCAGGCGCTGCGGGACGTGATGCTGGAGGCGGAGGGCGACCTGGAGGGCGACGAGGGCAGCGCGTAG
- a CDS encoding beta-ketoacyl synthase N-terminal-like domain-containing protein encodes MSETAGTGTPLTQHDIPQDGPDQQQSPDHQAHDHGPQHREPIAIIGLACRLPGADSPEALWDLLTDGRSAITDVPEDRWDADFYRDAAVAPDGRPVPARGGFIDHVTDFDPAFFGLSPREAVAMDPQQRLALELGWEAVENARLNPDALRGERGGVFVGATVEDYAALVHQYGETAIGHHTMTGLNRGLIANRVSYALGLRGPSMTVDTAQSSSLVAVQNACDSLRAGDCDVALAGGVHLNLVPESTVAAARFGALSPDGLCYTFDERANGFVRGEGGGVLVLKPLSRARADGDRIRGVIRGGAVNNDGTGDSLVSPDAGAQEDVLRRACARAGVDPADIDYVELHGPGTPAGDPVEAAALGAALGTAAGRRAPLRVGSVKTNVGHLEGASGIAGLLKTVLCVEHGTLVPSLNYSRPNPRISLDELNLRVQQDAAPWERDGERPRTAGVSSFGMGGTNAHLIVEEPPVVGVEAVGVSASGGVVPWVLSARSGEALRAFSAPIL; translated from the coding sequence ATGTCGGAAACTGCAGGCACCGGAACCCCCCTCACGCAGCACGACATCCCGCAGGACGGCCCCGACCAGCAGCAGAGCCCCGACCACCAGGCCCATGACCACGGCCCGCAGCACCGCGAGCCCATCGCGATCATCGGGCTCGCCTGCCGCCTCCCCGGCGCCGACAGCCCCGAAGCACTCTGGGACCTGCTGACCGACGGCCGCAGCGCCATCACCGACGTGCCCGAGGACCGTTGGGACGCCGACTTCTACCGGGACGCGGCAGTGGCGCCCGACGGGCGGCCCGTACCCGCGCGCGGCGGCTTCATCGATCACGTCACCGACTTCGACCCCGCCTTCTTCGGCCTCTCGCCCCGCGAGGCCGTCGCCATGGACCCGCAGCAGCGCCTCGCACTCGAACTCGGCTGGGAGGCCGTCGAGAACGCCCGCCTCAACCCCGACGCGCTGCGCGGCGAACGCGGCGGCGTCTTCGTCGGCGCGACCGTCGAGGACTACGCCGCCCTGGTGCACCAGTACGGCGAGACCGCGATCGGGCACCACACCATGACCGGCCTCAACCGCGGCCTCATCGCCAACCGCGTCTCGTACGCCCTCGGGCTGCGCGGCCCCAGCATGACCGTCGACACCGCGCAGTCCTCGTCCCTCGTCGCCGTGCAGAACGCCTGCGACAGCCTCCGCGCGGGCGACTGCGACGTGGCGCTCGCCGGCGGCGTGCACCTCAACCTCGTACCCGAGAGCACCGTCGCCGCCGCCCGGTTCGGCGCCCTCAGCCCCGACGGGCTCTGCTACACGTTCGACGAGCGCGCCAACGGCTTCGTACGCGGCGAGGGCGGCGGCGTCCTCGTCCTCAAGCCGCTCTCGCGCGCGCGAGCCGACGGCGACCGCATCCGCGGCGTGATCCGCGGAGGTGCCGTCAACAACGACGGCACCGGCGACAGCCTCGTCAGCCCCGACGCCGGCGCGCAGGAGGACGTCCTGCGACGCGCCTGCGCACGCGCGGGCGTGGACCCGGCCGACATCGACTACGTCGAGCTGCACGGCCCCGGCACCCCCGCCGGCGACCCCGTGGAGGCCGCCGCGCTCGGCGCGGCCCTCGGCACGGCGGCCGGGCGGCGCGCGCCGCTGCGGGTCGGCTCGGTCAAGACCAACGTCGGCCACCTGGAGGGCGCCTCCGGAATCGCCGGCCTGCTCAAGACGGTGCTGTGCGTCGAGCACGGCACGCTCGTGCCCAGCCTGAACTACTCCCGCCCGAACCCCCGTATCTCCCTGGACGAGCTCAACCTGCGCGTACAGCAGGACGCCGCACCGTGGGAGCGGGACGGCGAACGGCCGCGCACGGCGGGCGTCTCGTCCTTCGGCATGGGCGGTACGAATGCGCATTTGATTGTTGAGGAGCCGCCGGTGGTGGGGGTGGAGGCTGTTGGGGTCTCTGCTTCTGGTGGGGTGGTTCCGTGGGTGTTGTCGGCGCGTTCGGGGGAGGCGTTGCGGGCCTTTTCAGCACCGATCCTCTAG
- a CDS encoding NAD-dependent epimerase/dehydratase family protein — protein sequence MRIVGNGFVASHLREAFDGRFPRVTAIAAGVSSTSVAVAEEFDREAHLLYEVLRESCRERRTVVFFSTASFAMYGAPEAPAAETDPVFPPSVYGRHKLALESCVRSSGADHLILRLSHLIGPRQRAHQLLPALVRQIESGEVTVYDGVYRDLVDVYDLLHALDRLLTDGVTGETLNVVSGRPESVEDIIDGIEKRLGTSVERTRVPGHGAPSRTPVSTARLRKLVPDFTAGSGPPGAYLDRVLDAYVPLYATGQQYAAPG from the coding sequence ATGCGGATCGTGGGAAACGGCTTCGTCGCGAGCCATCTGCGCGAGGCTTTCGACGGGCGCTTCCCCCGGGTCACGGCGATCGCGGCAGGGGTGTCCAGCACCTCGGTCGCCGTGGCCGAGGAGTTCGACCGCGAGGCGCACCTGCTGTACGAGGTGCTGCGGGAGAGCTGCCGCGAGCGGCGCACGGTGGTGTTCTTCTCCACGGCGTCGTTCGCGATGTACGGCGCGCCGGAGGCCCCGGCGGCGGAGACCGACCCGGTGTTCCCGCCCAGCGTGTACGGCCGCCACAAGCTGGCCCTGGAGTCGTGCGTACGCTCCTCGGGCGCGGACCATCTGATCCTGCGGCTCAGCCATCTGATCGGGCCGCGCCAGCGGGCGCACCAGCTGCTGCCCGCGCTCGTGCGGCAGATCGAGTCCGGTGAAGTGACCGTCTACGACGGCGTGTACCGCGACCTGGTCGACGTGTACGACCTGCTGCACGCCCTGGACCGGCTGCTGACGGACGGGGTCACCGGCGAGACGCTGAACGTGGTCTCCGGACGGCCCGAGTCGGTCGAGGACATCATCGACGGCATCGAGAAGCGGCTCGGCACGTCGGTGGAACGCACCCGCGTGCCCGGCCACGGCGCGCCCTCCCGTACGCCGGTCTCCACCGCGCGACTGCGCAAGCTGGTCCCGGACTTCACCGCCGGGTCGGGGCCGCCCGGCGCGTATCTGGACCGCGTGCTGGACGCGTACGTCCCGCTGTACGCGACGGGGCAGCAGTACGCGGCGCCGGGGTGA
- a CDS encoding Gfo/Idh/MocA family protein codes for MSPAGAGAAPAAEAPVRFGALGTSAIAMRRALPAMAASDAVELTAVAGRDAQRTREFADRFGCAADTYDGLLQRDDIDAVYVSVPTSLHVPWAERALRAGKHVLVEKPAGISAVEVGDLVRLAEERGLVLRENFMFLHHPQHEHVRGMVADGRLGTLRSFHGSFCIPPLREGDIRYDEALGGGALLDVGVYPLRAAQLILGERLTVAGATLRVRESDGLDLSGQATLASESGVLVTVDFGFEHTYGQSYTLWGSQARLSVDRAFTAPPTYQPVLVLEEQDHGERFTLPPSDQLAHGLAGFAAAVARAARTEGGAAADPAETAWRAAALETMELVDQVRKLAVRVTGDARVTGEG; via the coding sequence GTGAGCCCCGCGGGCGCGGGCGCGGCGCCCGCAGCGGAGGCCCCCGTCCGCTTCGGCGCGCTGGGCACGTCCGCCATCGCCATGCGCCGCGCGCTGCCCGCGATGGCGGCGAGCGACGCGGTGGAGCTGACGGCGGTCGCCGGACGCGACGCGCAGCGCACGCGCGAGTTCGCGGACCGCTTCGGCTGCGCGGCGGACACGTACGACGGGCTGCTGCAGCGCGACGACATCGACGCCGTGTACGTCTCCGTCCCCACCTCGCTGCACGTGCCCTGGGCCGAACGCGCCCTGCGCGCCGGCAAGCACGTCCTGGTCGAGAAGCCCGCGGGCATCTCGGCGGTGGAGGTCGGCGACCTCGTACGGCTCGCCGAGGAGCGCGGCCTGGTGCTCCGCGAGAACTTCATGTTCCTGCACCACCCGCAGCACGAGCACGTACGCGGCATGGTCGCGGACGGCAGGCTGGGCACGCTGCGCTCGTTCCACGGCTCGTTCTGCATCCCGCCGCTGCGCGAGGGCGACATCCGGTACGACGAGGCGCTGGGCGGCGGCGCACTGCTGGACGTGGGCGTGTACCCGCTGCGGGCCGCGCAGCTCATCCTCGGGGAGCGCCTCACGGTGGCGGGCGCGACCCTGCGCGTACGGGAGTCCGACGGGCTGGACCTGTCCGGGCAGGCGACGCTGGCCTCGGAGAGCGGGGTGCTGGTCACGGTCGACTTCGGCTTCGAGCACACCTACGGCCAGTCGTACACCCTGTGGGGCAGCCAGGCGCGGCTGTCCGTCGACCGCGCGTTCACCGCGCCGCCCACGTACCAGCCGGTGCTGGTGCTGGAGGAGCAGGACCACGGCGAGCGGTTCACGCTGCCGCCGTCGGACCAACTCGCCCACGGGCTCGCCGGGTTCGCGGCGGCCGTCGCCCGTGCCGCGCGTACGGAGGGCGGCGCCGCCGCCGACCCGGCGGAGACCGCCTGGCGTGCGGCGGCGCTCGAGACGATGGAGCTGGTCGACCAGGTGCGCAAGCTGGCCGTACGCGTGACGGGCGACGCGCGCGTGACGGGCGAGGGGTGA
- a CDS encoding NDP-hexose 2,3-dehydratase family protein: MHKASAALTSRGSGTGSGTGGEPAARLAVSAAATDGVAMSNAAFFEWFDERRREQPQQVRRIPFSELSGWGFDQATGNLQHRSGRFFTVHGLRVRSDFGPVPEWEQPIINQPEFGILGIAVREIDGVLHLLMQAKSEPGNINGVQLSPTIQATKSNYSRVHGGSAVKYLESFHRPAPGSVLADSLQSEQGTWFYRKRNRNMVVEVGPEVEAGEDFCWLTLGQVNALLGFDNLVNMDARTVLSCLPDWQPAVTGEVSDGAPATSLHSAMSLHSDTEVRSWLTQRRIEHEIITTALPLNDVTGWERWDDRIEHERGRYFSIIAVDVSSGRREVPAWSQPLLHPSGVGLAGLLVRHIDGVLHALMRARVEPGLLDIAELAPTVQGTPGNYAHLPAEDRPPFQEELLERSTEQALFDSVLSEEGGRFHHAECRYVITEVADDVLETEDGLRPGHEEFRWMSVTQLGELLKYSSQLNVQARTLVAALRSVR; the protein is encoded by the coding sequence ATGCACAAGGCCAGCGCGGCGCTGACGTCACGCGGTTCCGGCACCGGGAGCGGCACCGGCGGCGAGCCCGCGGCCCGGCTAGCCGTCTCCGCGGCGGCCACGGACGGCGTGGCCATGAGCAACGCCGCGTTCTTCGAGTGGTTCGACGAGCGGCGGCGCGAGCAGCCGCAGCAGGTCCGGCGCATTCCATTCAGCGAGCTGTCCGGCTGGGGCTTCGACCAGGCCACGGGCAACCTCCAGCACCGCAGCGGACGGTTTTTCACGGTGCACGGCCTCCGCGTACGGTCGGACTTCGGGCCGGTCCCGGAGTGGGAGCAGCCGATCATCAACCAGCCGGAGTTCGGCATCCTCGGCATCGCCGTACGGGAGATCGACGGCGTGCTGCACCTGCTGATGCAGGCGAAGTCCGAGCCGGGCAACATCAACGGCGTGCAGCTGTCCCCCACGATCCAGGCCACCAAGAGCAACTACTCGCGGGTGCACGGCGGTTCCGCCGTGAAGTATCTGGAGTCGTTCCACCGGCCGGCGCCGGGCAGCGTGCTCGCGGACTCGCTGCAGTCGGAGCAGGGCACCTGGTTCTACCGCAAGCGGAACCGGAACATGGTGGTCGAGGTGGGCCCGGAGGTGGAGGCGGGCGAGGACTTCTGCTGGCTGACCCTCGGCCAGGTGAACGCCCTCCTCGGCTTCGACAACCTGGTGAACATGGACGCCCGTACCGTCCTGTCCTGCCTTCCCGACTGGCAGCCCGCCGTCACCGGCGAGGTGTCCGACGGTGCCCCCGCGACGTCCCTGCACAGCGCGATGTCCCTGCACAGCGACACCGAGGTACGCAGCTGGCTCACGCAGCGCCGCATCGAGCACGAGATCATCACGACCGCGCTGCCGCTGAACGACGTGACCGGCTGGGAGCGCTGGGACGACCGGATCGAGCACGAGCGCGGCCGGTACTTCAGCATCATCGCGGTCGACGTCAGCTCCGGCCGCCGCGAGGTCCCGGCCTGGTCGCAGCCGCTGCTGCACCCGAGCGGCGTCGGGCTGGCCGGTCTGCTGGTGCGGCACATCGACGGGGTGCTGCACGCGCTGATGCGGGCGCGCGTCGAGCCTGGCCTGCTGGACATCGCGGAGCTGGCCCCGACGGTGCAGGGCACTCCGGGCAACTACGCTCATCTCCCGGCGGAGGACCGCCCGCCGTTCCAGGAGGAGCTGCTGGAACGCAGCACGGAGCAGGCGCTGTTCGACTCCGTGCTGTCGGAGGAGGGCGGCCGGTTCCACCACGCCGAGTGCCGTTATGTGATCACTGAGGTCGCGGACGACGTCCTGGAGACAGAGGACGGACTCCGCCCGGGCCACGAGGAGTTCCGTTGGATGAGCGTGACGCAGCTGGGAGAGCTCCTCAAGTACAGCAGCCAGCTGAACGTCCAGGCCAGGACGCTGGTCGCGGCGCTGCGGAGCGTACGGTGA
- a CDS encoding nucleotide disphospho-sugar-binding domain-containing protein, whose protein sequence is MPLTDFGHAKPAVEVAAELVRRGHRVTQVVDERYAGLAAEAGARVVTYRSRRRRLGGHELSAADMGSMMQALAHRTPLVAVPQAPENRFNARRVTELGLGRTLPRGELMAHALRAVVDEVANDAGVRDNAVRMSGPVRAAGGADRAADVLEGWFGQRPN, encoded by the coding sequence TTGCCGCTCACCGATTTCGGCCATGCGAAGCCGGCGGTCGAGGTCGCCGCCGAACTCGTACGGCGCGGGCACCGCGTCACCCAGGTCGTGGACGAGCGGTACGCCGGCCTCGCCGCCGAGGCCGGCGCCCGCGTCGTCACGTACCGGTCGCGGCGCCGCAGGCTCGGCGGCCACGAGCTGTCCGCCGCCGACATGGGCAGCATGATGCAGGCGCTGGCCCACCGGACGCCCCTGGTGGCGGTCCCGCAGGCCCCCGAAAACCGCTTCAACGCGCGCCGCGTGACCGAGCTCGGCCTCGGCCGCACCCTGCCGCGCGGCGAGCTGATGGCGCACGCGCTGCGCGCGGTGGTCGACGAGGTGGCGAACGACGCAGGTGTACGCGACAACGCGGTCCGTATGTCCGGTCCTGTCCGGGCGGCGGGCGGCGCCGACCGCGCCGCCGACGTGCTGGAGGGGTGGTTCGGGCAGCGGCCCAACTGA